A window of Juglans regia cultivar Chandler chromosome 7, Walnut 2.0, whole genome shotgun sequence contains these coding sequences:
- the LOC109004254 gene encoding uncharacterized protein LOC109004254 isoform X2, giving the protein MLITQGPTPPSAFLHRTSIYLGGVNCNINSYASSIIKRNPSTSSSSISKNLLSRCKLALTGLLAAAAVISSAAVGAAAIEAPPQPETLSNIPQTLSGECASPKDCKRARIQRPKSRKAESCTIKCVTTCIRGGEGSPGEGPLNVRRPLVVFKQGFRSRQY; this is encoded by the exons ATGCTAATAACTCAGGGCCCAACTCCACCATCAGCATTCCTTCATAGAACCTCAATATATCTTGGAGGAGTTAACTGCAATATCAACAGTTATGCTTCTAGTATCATCAAAAGGAACCCTAGTACTAGCAGCAGCAGCATCAGCAAGAATCTTCTCAGCCGCTGTAAACTGGCACTAACCGGCTTGCTTGCAGCTGCTGCAGTGATATCTTCGGCAGCAGTGGGAGCAGCAGCAATTGAGGCACCCCCACAACCGGAGACTCTATCCAATATACCACAGACACTTTCGGGTGAGTGTGCATCGCCTAAGGATTGCAAGAGAGCCAGGATACAAAGGCCTAAGTCAAGGAAAGCCGAGTCTTGTACTATAAAGTGTGTCACCACTTGCATCCGGGGTGGTGAAGGCTCCCCTGGTGAAGGTCCTCTTAATGTCAGGAG ACCTCTAGTTGTCTTCAAGCAAGGGTTTCGAAGCCGTCAATACTG a
- the LOC109004254 gene encoding uncharacterized protein LOC109004254 isoform X1, whose protein sequence is MLITQGPTPPSAFLHRTSIYLGGVNCNINSYASSIIKRNPSTSSSSISKNLLSRCKLALTGLLAAAAVISSAAVGAAAIEAPPQPETLSNIPQTLSGECASPKDCKRARIQRPKSRKAESCTIKCVTTCIRGGEGSPGEGPLNVRRPLVVFKQGFRSRQYCLVECSDICNLIGDGDDGP, encoded by the exons ATGCTAATAACTCAGGGCCCAACTCCACCATCAGCATTCCTTCATAGAACCTCAATATATCTTGGAGGAGTTAACTGCAATATCAACAGTTATGCTTCTAGTATCATCAAAAGGAACCCTAGTACTAGCAGCAGCAGCATCAGCAAGAATCTTCTCAGCCGCTGTAAACTGGCACTAACCGGCTTGCTTGCAGCTGCTGCAGTGATATCTTCGGCAGCAGTGGGAGCAGCAGCAATTGAGGCACCCCCACAACCGGAGACTCTATCCAATATACCACAGACACTTTCGGGTGAGTGTGCATCGCCTAAGGATTGCAAGAGAGCCAGGATACAAAGGCCTAAGTCAAGGAAAGCCGAGTCTTGTACTATAAAGTGTGTCACCACTTGCATCCGGGGTGGTGAAGGCTCCCCTGGTGAAGGTCCTCTTAATGTCAGGAG ACCTCTAGTTGTCTTCAAGCAAGGGTTTCGAAGCCGTCAATACTG TTTGGTGGAGTGCTCGGATATTTGTAACTTAATTGGAGATGGTGATGATggaccttaa